The Myotis daubentonii chromosome 1, mMyoDau2.1, whole genome shotgun sequence genome includes the window AAGAACATCAATAAGGATAGTTAGGTAGGCAGTTTGAGTGAGCTAAGAATACTTTCAAGGGAACAGTCAGAGAAAAACTAGGAAGGTGGTTTGTGGGAGAGCATAAATATCAGGTTAAAAGATAAAAGTCACTAGCATAGCTTACCTTTCAACATGTCAATATCATCACGTTCTATTTCAGCCATCCATTTGGGTGGCGAGCTAGTAATAGGCTgtcaaaaaataagaatatatccACTCAGTTACATACAAAGTGTGAAGAGACCCTACTTTTCCTTCTTGTAGGTAGCTTGTCACATAGCATTCAGTTTGTGTGAAAATACTGGcaaattataatttctaaaacCCTGATTTCTCCAGATTCAGATACAGCCCATAAATAATCACCTTACAAAATAATACTGCTCATCCTTAAAGTTTGTCTCAGAGAAATGATCTTGGAAGAATTAGGTCTGACTACTGTCACTGTTTCATGCCTAACAGGTTAGTATAGCAATTAAAGAAATTACTTGAAATTCAGTTCTGGGGAAAGTCTCCAACTGAAATGTTTGAAACAATAATCAGTAAGTAACATTTTCTAGCAGAGGAGAAGATTCAAAGAAGAATCAAGAATGAGAAAATCCTCAATTTGCAAGAACACTGTAATGGTCATCActtgaaatttcattttatagCAGGTGTTTTAGAAAACTTTagaattttaagttattttctgaTTTCTGAAAATGAACTTACAAAATTTGAAAGAGCCCCTTTTTAGAATAGCTTTAGGCAACAGTTTTCAACCCTAGTTGTAAGAGtcatctatgatgtaacaacaacaacaaatacaaatGACCTAGCCATACCGTAGATGCAATAATTAGAATatcaggggtgggggaagggtccATTGGAGCACAGAGCAAGGAACAGtacatatgtactttttaaaggcTCCATAGCTGCATATTGATGATTTTGTTGTGCAGGTAGGAGTACAGTTGAGAAACATTACTTCAGTTTTGAGCCCCCtcccctttttaaatatatttttattaatttcagagagaaaggaagagggagagagatggaaacatcaatgatgaaagaaaatcactgatcggcagcctcctgcatgccacacactggggatcgagcctgcaacccaggcatgtgcccttgaccggaatcgaacctgggaccctttggtccgcaggctggtgctctatccattgagccaaaccggttagggcaagctcttttcttttttaaaaaagtaatatttactTAGCACTATGCAACAAGCAAAACGCTTTACATGCATTATGTCATTTAAATTCTAAatcaaccctatgaagtaggtattattaccctcattttacaaataaaaaaacaaatgtacaGGAAGATTATAAATCACttgcctcaggtcacacagctagtggagccaggattcaaaatCCATATAGTATGAGTTCAGAAACCACTACTCTATACTACTTTCCCTAGAAGGCTATTATAGGTCAAATTCACCATTTCTGGAAACAGATTATACAAGATCTTAACCTGGGATCCTGGGATGACCCTGGCCACCTAGAAACAAAACTCAATATGTATGTCCATATTTCTAGGGAAAAGGTGTAGATGCTTAATCAGATTTTCAAAAAATAtcatactataataaaagttatttaaaagccacttatttatatttatgattcAAAAGACTTGTTACCAAATACAATGAACTAAACTGAAAAGTTGGTATGAATAAGAATGTAAGAAAATTAATCAGATACTTTCTACTCCATCCACGAGACAAAAGCTGATCtagtaataatagctaccatGTATTGTTTATTATGTCCCGGGTACTTTGCAAAGTGTTTTAACTTGCATTATGGCATTAAAAATCCTATGAGATAgtttcaaatgagaaaactaaggctccaaaattttagaaaagttgCTGAGGTCACAGGTAGTTAAGTAATAGATtcaggcccggccagtgtggctcagttggttgagcattatcctgtgcaccaaaaggtctccagttcgatacctggtcagggcacatacccaggttgtgggtttgatccccagttggggtacatgcaggaggcccctgatcgatgtgtctctctcacatctatatttctctctctctctctctctctctctctctctctctctctctcaaaatcaatgggaaatatccttgggtgaggattaacaaaaaacaaacaaaataagagtGTGGATGCCAGTAATTAGACTAATGATTCAAAGCCTGATTCTGGCACATATTATAGCCTATAACCTTGGGTAACCTACTTACTCTCTCTGTGCCTATATCCTTGTCTGTTAAATGCCTCATATCGTTTTGTGAAGGTTAAGTAATAtatgtgtaaagtgcttagaacagtgcctggcacatggtaaataaGTGGTAGCTAATATTATAATCATCATATTCTCCTAGTTGTGGGAATATGGAAGAGAACATGTGTACAGCATCTAGCACAATTCCTGCTGCCCTGCAAATAGAAAAGTTGTGACTTGTTGGATTTCTTCCTTAGGTTTCTGATGAGCCACTGAGAAATTTCAGAAATCCTCTAAGAAGGTATATAAGTTAAGGTCAtaatgcatcacataaacaaaagagaaaagctTCAAGATCATAGTTTggtgccctagccaatttggctaaatggatagagcgtcagcctacggattgaagggtcccaggttcaataccggtcaagggcacctgcccggttgtgggctcgattcccagtagggggcatgcaggaggcagccgatcaatgattccctctcatcattgatgtttctatctctctctccctccctctcccttctctgaaatcaataaaataatttatttttaaaaattcatagttTGGGCAAAAAGAATGCTGGCGTTACATTAAATATTTCAACTGCCTTCTGTTAAAAGCTTTTAAGCTAAGAAAAGAGTCTAATAGACAAAGGTCAAAATGCCAAAATAGAGCATTTGGACAGAGGAAGGCATTAtcatcaattaacatgataataataTAAACAGATTTCCAGGGCTGTAGTTACAAAGTGATTTaaagactactagaggcctggtgcaaaaaatttgtgcactcgggggggggggggcgtccctcagcccggcctgtgccctctcgcagtctgggacccctcgggggatgtccacttgctggcttaggcccgctccccagggaattgggcctaacctggcagtcagacatccctctggcagcctgggagccctcaggggatgtccactttccagtggggagcaggcctaagctgcagtcggacatccttagcactgctgaggaggcaggagaggctcccgccacctgtcatctggcttgtggctgagcagagctccccctgtgggaacgcactgaccaccagggggcagctcctgcattgagcgtctgccccctggtggtcagtgtgtgtaatagtgaccagtcaatcccagttgttctgctgttagggtcaatttgcatattacccttttattatataggatgacattattttgaaaacaaagaaacaagagaTATTTGAGCTGTTACCAAGGAGCAAAACATGATATAAACTTCATTAggtaattaaaatattacttacACTTTTGAAAGAAGCTGCAAATTCAGCAACACCTGGtactaaaaagaaaagatacaacattatttattcaattttagtGTCCCAGACATAGAAGAttcaaataataagaaaacagcCTGTCTTCAAGCTTACTGtctggaagaggaaagagagagtaaATCAATAACTGTAATACTGCTTAAGTTCTCCAAGAAAGATACCAGATGGTATGGtagaacccccacccccaccatcaccaaaaaaaaaaaggaaatctaaatCAGACCGAGGGTGAGGGTGCAGGAAAGCTTCCTCAATTGAACTTGGAAGGATCAGGAATTAGCTAAGTGGGAGGGTGGCAAGATACAATATCTCTTACCAGATAAAAGTTTAAATTTCCTTTGTAGGTACACGGGTCTGCCAATCTAATTGTTTATTTAAATGTCTTACAGGAAGAGTCACATAAAAAGCcagatatgtaaaaataaaatgatgttcaATCTCACTTAGAGAAATACAAACTACAAATAAAGATCAGTAACATTCAATATCAGCTAGTATGTGAGTAAATGGTCACTCTCATACACAGTCATCCTCTCCCATGTGCACAAAGCTACTTGTGCAAGGATATTCATTATCATTAAATTATTTGTAATATCAAAAGTTGGATATAATTTAGGTTTCCAAATAGGGtatgaaaacataaaatagagTATAATTATACTTTAAAAGAAGTAAGTAAACTTAAACCTACTAACATGGAAGGATCCATTAATAAATTACTACCACTATGTGGAATAAGTTAAGTTGTAGACCATGTACATATGACCCCATTGTTATGCCCCcctcaaaaaacacacacaaaaaaaccctctatatacttaaaaatatatatttatttacttatttaaataaatataaaaaaggtcAAAAGGATTGTATCAAACTACGAATGGTGATTTTATAAGAGTGATCAAAGGCGCTGAGGAAATACATTaagtatctctctatataaattgTCTGAAgttattacagattttttttaatgattattttttaaaggctccCCATCATTTCCTAAGTCACAGTGTGTCCTGAAAAAAGTAAACCACCAGCTATTCTGAACATTGGACCACAGAATTCATTCTCTTCcctttgaagaaaaattaaaattttaaccaTTACCATTAAATACCTCcttaaaaaatatccttcaatGTAGCACTGGTTCTCCTCCATTGATTCTGATATAAAGAAACCAAAAACTTACATTGTTCTGGCCAAAGATCTGGTGAGGCACGATCAAGTTTTTCAAAACTTAATAAAGATGCTTCCAGATCCGTCCCTGGAACAAAATACCCAGATGAGCCAAGAAGACACAAAACatgttcatttacattttaaaacatttcagtcTCAAAGAACATAATATACTGGAACATTCACCTGGAAGTCTAGATAGCGGAGTTCTATAACTGCAAATAAATGTTGTAAAAATGAATCATTTTCCCTTATCAAACCTCACTTTTCCGATATCTAATGTTTTAGTGGggtatcagaaaaaaatgagtatCAGCAAACCCACCTGCACCTTCACTCATACTCTTAGACTTTCCTCCAGTTACAACCAAGTGTCTCTGTTCTCAAGACGAACTCCTCTGCTAGGGTTCTGAATTCCATCTTCTCTTGCTCTGACAAAAATATCATGAGTAATAATATCTTTCTTGCACAGTCAGTTTCTACCATCTCTACTGCTTCATACTCAACAGCAAGCAAACCTGCTCTAGAATTTCCCTTCTTTGAAAAAGCTCTTCCTTGACTCCATTATCTCCCCACTCCTTCTCTCAAAAGCGCTTGAGTTGTCTATCTTGCTGCCTCTACGTCCTCACCTCACATTCTCTCCTTAACCCATGACAATCAGGCTTCTGTTCCTATATGCATGGAAACTGTTGTCGTCAAGGTTACCTATGACCTATGTTGCTAAATCCAGTGGTCACTTCTCGGTCTTCTCCTATGTGACCTCTTTGCAGCTTTCACACTGACTACTCTCCTTGAAACACTCCACCTCCAGCTTCTGTAAAACCACTCTGCTggtttttctccttcctccctgaccccTTTTCCTCAGTCTCCTCTTTCACTGAGGCCCCATCCTAAACTGGCTTCACTCTCTACACCTAAAGTCTCATGAGAAGATCTCATCTAGTCCCGCAGCCTTTACTGTGCCAATGACTCCATATTTATATTTCCAGGCCCAGTCTTTCCCTGAACTTCAGAGTTATGTATCTAACTAATACTTGACATCTCTCTCCATTTACACATGTGAAAAATCCCTTAATTCTAATATGTTCAAAACCATACTCTCCCAGTCCTCTATGTCTCTAGAAATAGCACTACCACAAACCCCAGTTCTCAAAAACCCAGATACCACCTATTCTTTATGCCTCTCTTTCCTTCACCCTTCCATAACCCTCCATTAGTAAATCCACTAATTACCATCTCCAAAATACACCCAAAAACCAAATTAATTAACCAAGAAACCATGATTTCTCTCCTGGACGACTGCAATAACCTCTTAACAGGTCTCCCTTTTCCCATTCTTATCCCTTTTCCTCCCTACCCCCAAATCTATTGTCCACAAAGCAGCCAGaactgatttgtttttttaaatgccaattagTTCATGTCACTCTTCAGCTTAAAGGACTTCTTCCCAGCTAAATCCGTGAATTTGTACCTATCATGCCCTATAAAATCCTACATGGTCCAGCCTAATTCTTTGATGCCATTTCCTCTCTACTCTTGCCTGGGCACACAGTAGATACTGGATATTAACAATAGTTAACATGTGTTGAGTACATATTATATGCTCAGTATGCTAACTAGTTGCATAATCAGGTAATTTAATGACACAAAcagtttttaacattttctgaatAAGCCACATCTTTTgaaatctggaagaaaaaaagcTATGGATTTATGGACTCACTCCCCAGAAaatgtacatgtatataaatGTTTTCAACATGAACTTTTCTCTAAATTGCAACATGAACTTTTCTCTAAATTGAATTTGCCCCCCAAATGTTCTAAGAGAATTTCCAATAGCATTCTAATTGGTCAAGAACTTGACCCTAATAATTGCCTTAATTAAAGCATCCAAATTGGTAAGAAAGGAAAACTGTGAAACACAAAGTGTCAGTTTTCAAATTCCAAAGAATGTTACCAATAACAAAAATAAGCTTATTGGGAGTAGGAGCTAATAACCAACAGGGTAGCCTTATGAAAACCACAGTTGGGGGCATAACTCAGAATCTGCTGTGAGGCTTACTCTCATACATTAAGTAATTAGATGGCTTTACTTGATTTCAGCTTTCTCCTTTTCAAAAAAGTCCCAGcaaatttagaattaaaaagacaaatgagGTCCTAGCCAGGTatctcagttagttagagcattgtccagatatgccaaggttttgatccccagccagggaacatacaagattcaacaaatgaatgcataaataagaaacaacaaatcaatgtctctctccccccccctcttttccatccctttctccctctctctaaaatcactcaattaaataaaaaagaagacaaatgagTAAATGACCTAATCTTTTTCATATCAACATTatttgaattaaattttaaagtcaaGGACAGGTAGAACATTACAAATAGAAGTGAGAGAGCTAGGCAATGGAATATTTTAGGGAGATATACTTATTTAGAAACTGAATTTAAGTCCAAAGTGCTCCCCTTGATTTTGTCAGATTAAAAAAAGTTTAGGTGGAGAAGTGAAACTTTGTAAAAGATGAAACTGAAAATTTTTACACATAAAGAGTAGCAATGGAGATTGCTAGAAGATGAAAGGAAGATATACATAATGTTTCCAATATTCTTCctggttaaagaaaggaaaaagaaatgagggaagacagggaaaaaataaatacaaggaaCACAGCTCTAAAACCTCCAAAACTTAGAAATCTAAAAATAACctcatagccctaactggtttggctcagtggatagagcctcggcctgcggactcaagggtcccaggttcgattccagtcaggggcaagtaccttggttgtgggcacatccccagtggggagtgtgcaggagacagctgatcgatgtttctctcatcgatgtttctaactctctatccctctcccttcctctctgtaaaaaaccaataaaatgtatataaaaaaataaaaaataacctcaTAATAAACTAAAATCTTTAACAGAAATTACTTCTTTcacttggcttttaaaaaaaactgtggtaaaatatacataatgaaatttatcattttaaccatttgtaagtgtacagttcagtggcattaagtacattcacaatgttgtgcaaccattatcacaatccatctccagaacttcttcaccttcccaaactgaaactcagtgcccattaaacaactccccattCCCTTGGCTGACTATTTAAATGTCACTCccactcctttctctttcctggcATGAGAAGGACATTTTACCCAGAGGGCACTCAGGGCACCCAGGCAAGGGAAGGAATCTCTGTTGACTCTGAAcccataatttctttttctttttaatatattttttattgatttcagagggagagagatagaaacatcaatgatgagagagaatcattgattggccgcctcctgcatgtcccacacaggggatccagcccacaacccgggcatgcgccctgaccaggaatcaaaccgtgacctcctggttcctacgTGGACGCTCCACCACAGAACCACTGTGGCCGCGCTGAACACCCATAATTTCTTTTACAGTTTACCTGCACTCAAAAAAAACTTAAGACTCGGTTTAACTTGAAACTTAAGCCAAAGTAACATTCTTTCAACTGTGAACAAGACAGATCTAGAATTTATGACCCTGTGTGAAAGCAGCAAAGTTAACAGAATAACGACGCTGGCAGAGATCGTGAACAGCGGTGAAGAGGGGCATATCCAGATGCGATGTCCTATGAAAGCCTCTCTGGGAGGTGACAGCtaaaataagacctgaaaccGCGGGAATGTACGTGAATGATTCATCTTTTCCTCTCCCAAAGCGCCTAGCTTTATGCCTTCCATGTAACCTGTACAGCTTTCTTGGCCTCAAATTTCCTCATTCCTGAAATGAACTGCCAAGATTCCTTCCAAACACAAAACTGTGTTGGTGTGAGGAGGGTAAACTACATATCGGTGAAACggacgtgggggtgggggcagtagaCGCAAAAATTGAGTGCAGAAGTGACTGCAAGACCCTAACTCCCCAAAGCAGGATCGGATCGAGCGCAAAGGCACAAGGGCACACCCACAGAACGTAGCTGCTGAGATGACCTGCCCCTTGGACAATATACAGGCAGAAATCGTTCCCTCGGCCCGGGGAAACATACGGCAGAAGCAAGAGAGACTGGGTCGTGTACAGAACTACCCTAAAAAGCTCCATTCTCATTCTCCTGGGGACTCGGTCGGCGAGGGGCCGGGAAGGTCCCCCGCTTCTCGAGCTGCCAGGACAACCGTACCAATCTGGGCAGAAAGAGGATGAGGTCGGCCAGCAATCCCAGCTACGGTGGGAGAGAAGAGTGCCAGGCGATCAAAGATGAGAGAGCCAACCCTCGAATGGGGCGCCCCAGAAGAAAGCTACAAGAAGGCGCCTCCTTTCCCCCAGCAGTAATCTCCGCCGCCGCCCTCCGtgaagctgaggctcagggagcgGCTGGGCCCGGATGGGTCTCCCGCCGGTGCCCGCCTCCATCCGGCTGGTGCACAGCAGGGAAACTTGAGCTCCTCCGGAGCATCTGTGAAGAATCGGCGAGCTGAAGACGCACCCGCATCCCGAGGAAGAGaagtgggagggggaaagagaggagcCCAAGTTCGACCGGCAGACGGAGAGCGGAAGTTGCCAGGGGGGCAGGCGAAGGATCTCTAAGCCGGCTCTTACCCTCTGTGGGAGACGCCATCTTCCAACCCATGTCACGTGACGCGACCAACCGTCGGCGGGAAAGCGAggacccacaagccacgcccccGAAGGGAAACCGTATCCCCACTCCCAGTCCCCATCTCGTTTGCCCCTTCTAGGGCGATCTTTGCCTAGCCCCGCCCCCagtgctggccacaccccccacgcACTGGAGGAGGTGGAGCGCCTGCCAATTCTAGGAAGGCTTTATTTACTTTCCTcagtgagggggcggggccgcagtCGTCCCTGTGGCCAATCGGGGCTCCCTGTGAAGGGGCGTCTTCCCTGCGTGCTGAATGGAGAGCACCCAAGTGAGGGGCGTCCCCCCTACCTCCGCCAACAGAATttgctgaggtgggagaggggagagagcgcTTTCACTTCTGACCAATCGCCTGTCCCCAAAACTGGGCATGAGGGTGGAGTCAGGAGTTAGAGCGAGTGATTGGCCGGGGAAATGGTCCTCTCCACCAATGAAGAGGCGCGGCAGGATGAAGGGCCAAGTCTGGCAGCTGCAGCTCTGCTGGGGAGTCACGGGGAGTAGAGGCACCGGGAACCATGGCGGCGGTAGTGGCGGCGGCGGCTGTGCGGGCTCGGATCCTGCAGGCGAGTGAGGGTGGCGCCGAGGGGTCGTGAAGCTAGGAACTGGGTCGTTTCCGTCCACTCTCTGAGTCAACCCCATCCTGGCCGACCCTGCTGTTCCCACAAGACCTGTCCGGCCCTGTCCCACCCCCCGCGCTCCAGGTCGGTCCTCGTGGGATCCAGCCCCGGACCATCGTGGgatcctgcccctcccaccctttTACTCTTGAGCCTCCCCTCGCGTGGCTCTGGCCCGctctcctcctccagccctgccccctttCTGCTGCCACGCTCGCTTGCACTCACCTCTCCTTGGTCCTCTCACATTCTCTCCCCTTCACCTCTGTACCTGCCACCTCGCTGCCCCGAAACTCCCCTCTTGGGCACCTTTTTTAGAGCCTTTTCACCTGCCAGGAGCGTCCAGATTGTGTCCTTCCCCCACCCTTACTTCACTGTCTCTAATCcgagctgcagggggtggggaggaggaggcactgAGGGGCGAGGGTCAGTGGGTGAACTTTGAATCTGCTTCTGGAAGCGTCCGCCAGGTTTCCCCCCAAAGCAGCCCTGTGCTGTTTTCCCCAGCTGTGGCCATTTGCTTTTCCATCGCCCCGGGCTGCCCCCTTGCTTGATGAGACTTTGTTAAACTTCTTCTCAGCAGAGTTATAGTGTTCGTATTGGCAGTAAACAAGAAGATATCTAGGCTACTAGTTTGCCCCAAGCACGTGCCAGGGACTAAACAAATCTGACACAGGCGAGAGAAAACAAGTGTAAGTCCCAAGTTCCTGCTCCCAAGTCCGTTTTTAGTGGGCCGGTGCACCCTCAGCCTTGCCCATGGGCACGGGGTCCGGGGGATTGGGTCCTAGGGAGCCAGCCTGGGAGGTGATAGAGCTGCAGGAGCTCGTGCCTGAGGCCTGTGACCTCCAGCTCTCTCCATCGCCGTTCCCTTCTTGTTCGTGGCTGAGCAAGGACTTAGAAGAGGAGGCGAGATTTACTGCCGACAGCATGGCCCCTCTTACTCATTACCTCCAGCCCGGGGACTTCTTCCTTCATATTACTGGACTTTTACATAATATTGGTATTTACCACTTTTTAGTGAATTCTACTGCAGAAACGTAATCGTTTTTAAGATTCTTAGCAGAGTCAGCAAAGGTCTATGTTGAAATATGCTATTTAATGGGAAagtgtggagaatggattggaCGGGTGTGTCAGATGGATGATATAGCGTCACTTGTATATTTCTTACTGTGAtccaaggttttttttttctagtgtccTATTTTAGTAGTAGACAAGTGAAATTTCCACCCTGTGTTTTCCAGTTCTCCTTGAAATCTTTTaatgaaatttccttttttttcctttgcctccttcccttcccctcaatCACAATGAATCATTAAGAAGAGAGCCTTAACCCTGAACAGCTGCTCAGCCCTGGGACAGAAGGGTTTcaagttcgattccccgtcaagggcacatgcgcgaggcaaccaatcgatgcgtctctctcttgtcattgtttctctctctctctttctctgtcttccccccttctccctcctttccactctctctagaaatcaatggaaaaaatatccatgggtgaggattaaaaaaaaaagagggagaaagatccTTAAGAGGGCACTATATTTTGTCTTTTGCATCAAGGTGAAGAACCTCCCTCCCCATATACTTTATTTTGGAAATACACTATTTTCTTAGTCATTTGGAGAAACTTATGAATTTAGAACAGAAATAGTAATCCTTAAGCCAAATAGTAGTTACTGTAACATGAAACTTTGATAAAGAGTagcctagccgaaaccggtttggctcagtggatagagcgtgggcctgcggactgaggggtcccaggttcgattccggtcaagggcatgtacctgggttgcgggcatatccccagtgggaggtgtgcaggaggcagctgatcgatgtttctctctcatcgatgtttctaactctctatctctctcccttcctctctgtgaaaaaaccaataaaatatattttttaaaaaaagaagagtagcCTAGATTCTGGCAGTCATGAATATTAGAGGACtatcgccctagccagtttggctcagtggatagagcgttggcctgcggacagaagggtcccaggttgattccagtcaagggtatgtacctcggttgcaggctcctccccactcgggtcctggctggggctcatgcaagaggcaaccaatcattgtgtttctctcacatcgctatttctctctgtctttccctctcttccactccaaaaatcaatggaaaaatagcctcaggtgaggatttttaaaaaatttagaggaCTATCAAACTGACCTGTAAAGGagagagttcatgttttcagttATTTAAGTACATAGTCAACATAACATCTCTATTATGGTTGTTAGTAAAATTTAGAACTTCTGCTTCTTGTGGTATTTTCTGATTCCCATTCAGAAAACCAGTCTTAAAGAGTCTCAGTGATTTGCCTCAGTGATGAGGTATAAAAAGCACAGCcttagctgggtggctcagttagttgcgggtttgattccagtcagggcacagagctaggttgtgggttcaatccccggtcagggcacatgccagaggcagctgattggtgtttctctttctcatccatgtttttccctctctttctcaatTCATTCGTCTCtccattaaaaaatcaataaaaacatatcctaaggtgaggatttttttaaaaaagcacaggCTTCACAATTATACTGAGATTCTATCCCAGCTCCACCATTTCTAGTTTTtaagaattttgaaaaagaatgttTGTGAAGATTAGAATTCATGAATATAACGAAGTACGTTACCTGACACTTATGGCTGAAGTCATCCAAGGTTTCCCGACTAGGAACTAAATTCAGGACTTAAGTCTTGGCATCTCTTTCTGTGTCAGGCACCCTCCCCAGGCTTTGGGAAAGGAGAGGTAAATAAAATACTCACTGAAAGCTTCCCTAT containing:
- the LIN52 gene encoding protein lin-52 homolog isoform X1, whose amino-acid sequence is MGWKMASPTEGTDLEASLLSFEKLDRASPDLWPEQLPGVAEFAASFKSPITSSPPKWMAEIERDDIDMLKELGSLTTANLMEKVRGLQNLAYQLGLDESREMTRGKFLNILEKPKK
- the LIN52 gene encoding protein lin-52 homolog isoform X3, which encodes MGWKMASPTEGTDLEASLLSFEKLDRASPDLWPEQLPGVAEFAASFKSPITSSPPKWMAEIERDDIDMLKELGSLTTANLMEKVRGLQNLAYQLGLDEFFRLNQFPKHQ
- the LIN52 gene encoding protein lin-52 homolog isoform X5 — protein: MGWKMASPTEGTDLEASLLSFEKLDRASPDLWPEQLPGVAEFAASFKSPITSSPPKWMAEIERDDIDMLKELGSLTTANLMEKVRGLQNLAYQLGLDE
- the LIN52 gene encoding protein lin-52 homolog isoform X2, encoding MGWKMASPTEGTDLEASLLSFEKLDRASPDLWPEQLPGVAEFAASFKSPITSSPPKWMAEIERDDIDMLKELGSLTTANLMEKVRGLQNLAYQLGLDEYYSSTLEVDIYLIP
- the LIN52 gene encoding protein lin-52 homolog isoform X4 — protein: MGWKMASPTEGTDLEASLLSFEKLDRASPDLWPEQLPGVAEFAASFKSPITSSPPKWMAEIERDDIDMLKELGSLTTANLMEKVRGLQNLAYQLGLDELSTL